The Coffea arabica cultivar ET-39 chromosome 2c, Coffea Arabica ET-39 HiFi, whole genome shotgun sequence genome includes the window AGTTGGATGTCAAGATCACATATGAACCTCCTATCGCTTTGGTAGGAACTAGGATCTCGCTGCAATAATTAGGCATGCATATTCTTTTGCTCGTAACTTTACAAATGCACAAATCTGTGAGGATGCTTGTACTCCATTTTATGCCCACTGGTTTGGTTATGCTGAGAGACGGTGCTAATGATGCCGTTTTCAGGCCCCCGAGTGAACAAACGGTTTGAAAGACACCATCAATGCGGACTGATGAAATGTTCTCAGGCATTCTCTATGTTTTGGCCCAAGCAACTACTCCCCTGTTCATTTGAGAGTGTCAATAAATGTTTCCTTGCTTGTCTGGTGGATGTATGTTTCTGCGTCATTAAAACGTCTCAACCCTCGCCTCACCCCAGCCCAAGGAAAGGCATACAGGTAAGGTATTATTCAGTAGTTAGGACTGATGACATTTTATTTCCTACTTATTGTGAATCGGGCCAGTTTGTGCTAAGCTGACCGGTAAAATAGCTGCTGGTCTTCCAGCCAGGTGGAAAAACGTTATTAAGAAGTTGAAATTGGTAAGAAATGTGCCTTGCGTTTTGTTTTTTAGGTACGCAAGCCGTGAATTTTGAAGATGTGTTTAGTAGCACTAGTGAACTACTGAACTGTAAAACGGGGAATTACAGCTGCTTGCTCCCCGGGATAGGAAATAATCCTGTGATGACCTGACCTCTTTCTTCCGTCTATCTGCCTTAGGGTAGGATTTTAGTCTGTTTGGTAGGGAGGGTAATCAATCTTCTACCCCAAACCTTAGCCGGTAGTTGAGCTTCTTAAACATGCGCTGTTTGTGGGCATTTGGAAGTTGCAATCTGCCAGAGAGAGGGAACCCCAAGTGGTGCCATGCTGCCTTGCATTCGTGCAATTGAGCTATCACGTCATCATCTTCTATGGGTAGTAGTAAGTAGATGATGAGATGGCCTTTTTAAATACAGTACCTTGAAGCAACTATTATTTAAAGTGTACAAAACTATTACATACTACTTGTCTAATACTCTTGATAGTCCCAATAGCTATGCATGAACGATGAAACTTCCTTGTTTCCATAAATTAAGAAGGTTCATAGCTACGTACCTAGGAAGGTGATTCTCCTTTCAATTCTGCCATTgctgtttggattagctgtttttaggggtatttttttgaaaaattttactataattataacagtgtatataaaaaattttactataaatttttttttgaaatatttaatatattgtatgaatgaaatgttttttgagttattatATATTACGATAgcattatatttgaaaaatttatttttaaaaaaatgatcaaTTCAAACGGAACCAATTGTCGTAATCGCATCCGGGAATATACCCCATAGATACCCACAAGCCATAGGCCATaggcataaaaaaaaaaaaaaaaaacgctggAAGCTAATTGCTCTCAAACTCTGTAGGTTCTTTACTGcagcaaattaattttttgtcaAAGCCTTTCGTAAGATTTTTGTGACTCTACAAATCCAAATTCCGAGTAAACCTCAAAAGCCAGCAACTCTTAAGGTTGCTCAGAAGACTTATAAACCCACCCAAATCCCCTCCCTGCCCCATGCAGCAaattaatttgaaaagaagaaaaacttcCTAATGTAACGCTTCTCTATTAGTACAGAGAAATACACTTCCTTCCACCCCCTCCCTCCTAACGCTTTTAGTATGGACCCACAATCTACTCTTTAACCAAATTAAtctgtggaaaaaaaaaaagaaaaaggcaagcaTCGATGTTATCGATGAAAGGAAACGTTAATGGGATACTAATTTGATTTCCTTAGTCGTAATTGCGACGTCTCAAGTCCAATGCCAAGTGCTTGTCCTagccctcttcttcttcttccttttttttaaaaaaaaaaaaaattttttttggagaaaaaataGCCTGCATCTTAGTTGATACTTGATACTAGTAGTTGCCTCCACAAATTCCCCAATTCAGCTGTCATCTTAGTTGTTAATCTGGcatgttttggttttgtttggaaagtcatttttcttaaaaaaaatttatattttttaaaattatttattttattttatatatatatcaaattattacaatttattttctaataaaaactttaaaaaataaaaatccaaatGGGATGTtacgctcttttttttttcccccacaaATTCAGTCCCGTTTCTTAAATCAATGAGAAACCTTCCACCATTATTTAAGAATAAGGGGATCAGCAGAGCAGTATAATACCATTTAGCGTCGTCGTTGAATTTGTCTTCATAGTTTACACTCTGCAATTAGCGCAGTAATAAAGTATTCAATCTTGACAGCAAATATTTACGTAAAATCTGACGTTAACCATTTTGTCTTTTCAAACTTTGAATTTGTTGTCGGACAATTTCAAAACTCCTCGTAAAATTCTGTACAGTGGTTgcaatggtttaaaaaaaaaaaaaaaaaaaaactggcaCAGCTGGGgtggtagtagtagtagtagtattttatttttcctctcTCCAGCAGTCCAACTGcctgtgaaattttcatgctcCAATATAAAATGCTCTAAACGCGCATAAATTTCTCCACGTTATTTTTGGCCGGCGTCAGCATCTAACATTTTCAGTTGACCGGTGGATGGGTGGACTTTGAACCGATCGTCGTCGGAATTGTAGCCGTTAATGGGGCATTGCTGCACCAAAAGTGTTTCAGTCTCAGTCCACAAGGTCGACGATCCCATCGCCTCCTTCGACGGTGACCCCTCCGCCACTGCCACTTCCGCCGGTGACTCGGCTGCAGCAGACAACCGCCGGAAGCCCAGGCCAGCAGTATCTCCGGGCCCACCATCGGCCAACGGTCACTCCAATAAGAGCACTCCAGCTCATTCCTTTGCCGCCAGCCCATGGCAGAGTCCTTACCCGGCGGGCGTTCGGCCTTCGCCGTCGCCGGCGAGAACTCCCGGGAGGAAGTTCAGGTGGCCCTTCCCCCCTCCTTCGCCGGCGAAGCCCATCATGTCCGCGATTCTAAAGCGACAAGGGGCGCCGGCGAAGCCGAATGAGGGGCCGATACCTGAGCATGACGGCGGCGGAGCAGCAGACAATGAAGGTGAGAGGCCACTGGACAAGAGCTTTGGGTATCCCAAGAATTTCGGTGCCAAGTATGAACTGGGAAAAGAAGTGGGGCGTGGACATTTTGGACATACATGTTGGGCCAAAGGGAAAAAAGGAGAGCTCAAGAATCAGGCAGTAGCTGTGAAGATCATTGCCAAAGCTAAGGTGTGTGGTATGTCTTTACAGTTTGTACCACTTCAAAACTCCTCCCTTTTACATATGTGCTGATTTTTCGGTTttgcttctttattttctttatttccaTAATGCGGACTATGGGCTCTGTTCCTCGGATACGGGGAAAAATCTGTTGTTAGAATCTTCAACTTTGCAGTTAATCTATTCCCGGCTGAAGTCCTCAGTCCTCACCTAGGCTGACTATTTTTTGTCTGGGTTTAGAAGGCTCTTCCCTCACTGTGTTTGAAAATATTAAGTCTACCGAGTGGAGATGTGGACATTGATTAACCCCCAAGTCTGATTTTGGGAGTTGAAACCTCAAGATTTTATCAACTACCCAGTTCAAAATTATGGTTTTGTTCCTTAGTATTAATATTAATCTCCGTCTGTCTGTAACTCATTGGTAAATTTTATTTGCACCGAGAAGCTTGAAGTTCCTCTCGTGCTTAGGTGTATTTGATTTATCAGAAAGTGGGTGCTAAGTTTTACTGCAGAGCTGTTAACAGAAAATGCTATCTGGCAGATGACTACCGCAATATCGATTGAAGATGTCCGTAGGGAGGTAAAGATATTGAAAGCCTTGTCTGGACATAAGAATCTGGTCCAATTTCATGAAGCATTTGAGGATGCCCAGAACGTCTACATAGTTATGGAGTATGTATACCCTAATACACTAGTAGTATTTTCATGCTTCCAATGCATAGAAGTTGTAATTCATTTTATTGTACCTACAAAAGGTTGTTTGTATTAACTTTTGTCAAGTGTTTAATCGTGATTGAATATTATCACAAAAAAGCATTTTGCTAAAGCCTCGCATCTCATAATATATTCTACAATGATCTCCTTGTTCagaattgttattatttttcagTTTATCAGTGATTGGACAAAATATCAATTTTTTCGAGCTTTCTTCTTAGTTAAGTGAAAATAATGAAATGtcactcaaatatatttaaaaatcaTTGGTGTTCCTTACAGATTGTGTGAAGGTGGTGAACTTCTTGACAGAATTTTGTCAAGGTATTATTACATGACTGTGCAATCTATTCTGataattttgtttttgcttgAAGTCATGCCTTACGAGTTTCATGTTACAGAGGTGGAAGATATACAGAAAGGGATGCTAAGAGTATCATTGTACAGATATTGAGCATTGTTGCCTTTTGCCACCTTCAAGGTGTTGTGCATCGTGATCTTAAGCCAGAGGTATTTCAAGAGCAAACTTAAGCGGCTAGGCACATGATGCATGTTTATCAGCGCTTGTTCCATACGCATGCTTTCAAGCATGTCCTATCAATCGACATAGTGCTTTCTGTTAATTTATTAGGTCTTTATACttgattattaatttttttttgttagtttaATTATGCTATTGATATGGCATGGAGGCTATGCAACTAATTCATTTCTCATATAGATTTCTACTAAGTGCCATGTATATGATAAGTGCACTAGTTCAAGGAGGCCTATGGACCCGAAAGTAAAATGATTAATTATTTGATTGTCTtgcagaattttcttttttccacgCGGGATGAGGATGCTTCATTGAAGATTATAGATTTTGGTCTGTCCGACTTTATTAGGCCTGGTAATGTTTTCATATCTTAAATTATCTCGCTGTCATGCTTTTCTGAAGTGAATAAATTTTCCATGTTAAGATTCAGTTCATGTACCTATATTTCAATCAATTTCTGCTTTATTCTGATGAAGTAAAGCTTGCTGATGTTTATGTTTATGGGCATCTAGAAATTAATATCCTGAATATGGTTTGATATTTCATTTTTGAACTTGGATTTGATTCATATGTTGCAGCAAGTTTAAAATGCTGCTTTGACATTTTTGGAATTTTTAAATGGAGATCTATGGCTTAAATCTTAAGTTGGATAAGGTCATCACTAAATAGGTGTCACCAGATGATCCGGAAGTACGTGATAGTCCTTAATTCTGAGGTGCAGTTGTTTGGTTGAGTCAAATCTCCTCTCTGTCATTTTCTAGTATTTTAAATTGCAAATTATGAAGATGATACTTGGTTCTAGCTGAAATCCTTGTAAATTGTGTCTGTCTGAAGATGCTAAAGAAGGTCCAAAGAGTACATGGAAATCAATTTCCAATGTAGTGTCTGTATTTGCATCTGCATTTGCAGTCATTAAATCTATCTTCTTGTGCACTTTTGGCAAGTTTACTGTACATGATCAGAAAGTTGATCATTTTTTCCATGGTTAAATCTTTATGTTTTTTGTAATAGATAACATATAGACTATGCTTAATTGAACTTTCAACTGCACCCTGGAATTTATCTTGCAATTTCTTCGTGAGCTGCTAACGTGACCATGTCTTTGTTGAAGCAAAAACTTCAAACCTGTATGGGTGAATGAGTTTGATGATGGATCAACTGGTTCAAGTAGTTTCAATGGGTCCTGTCATGCATTCTTGTGATTTGCTAGGAACTGGAAGTACCAAAAGGTTGTTAAAGAAATGATGCATTAATCGGTCATATGAATTTTCTGAAGAATAGATTAACAAAATAGAGGGGGAAGTGATAGGTTGACAAGCATTTTTTTCAATAACAACAAAAATGCTAGTCAAATTTGTTCTGGCATTTCACAGGATTCACTTAAGTTGACAACATTTTATCTGATCAAATAGGATCAGGCACAAGGCATCATAGGAGATGAGCTGCCAGATATTATGTTTTACGAAGTTGCTTGTTATCACGGCTGAGAAGTTTTCAT containing:
- the LOC113724835 gene encoding CDPK-related kinase 4 isoform X1, whose translation is MGHCCTKSVSVSVHKVDDPIASFDGDPSATATSAGDSAAADNRRKPRPAVSPGPPSANGHSNKSTPAHSFAASPWQSPYPAGVRPSPSPARTPGRKFRWPFPPPSPAKPIMSAILKRQGAPAKPNEGPIPEHDGGGAADNEGERPLDKSFGYPKNFGAKYELGKEVGRGHFGHTCWAKGKKGELKNQAVAVKIIAKAKMTTAISIEDVRREVKILKALSGHKNLVQFHEAFEDAQNVYIVMELCEGGELLDRILSRGGRYTERDAKSIIVQILSIVAFCHLQGVVHRDLKPENFLFSTRDEDASLKIIDFGLSDFIRPDQRLNDIVGSAYYVAPEVLHRSYSVEGDIWSVGVITYILLCGSRPFWARTESGIFRSVLRADPNFDDSPWPTVSAEAKDFVKRLLNKDHRKRMTAAQALTHPWLRDQDCAVTLDILIYKLVKSYVRATPLKRAALKALSKALTEDELTYLRAQFKLLEPQDGFVSLQNFRTALMKNASDAMIESRVPEILNLLEPLSHKSLEFEEFCAAAISVYQLEALEKWEHIASTAFEKFELEGNRVTSVEEIAKEMNVGPAAHSLLKDWIRESDGKLSFLGYTKFLHGVTLRNSNLRHHQY